Sequence from the Thermocaproicibacter melissae genome:
AAAACAGGAATAGCCGCTCATATTTTTCCTCCTCCATCAAAGAATAAGCATGTCGGAGGAATGAGGTTGGAGGAATGAGAATGAGAAAGTATGTAATGCTTTTCACCTTTACAGCTGCTGCAATTATAGCAATCGTCGCCGCTGGCCGTTCGGTAGAGAAGTCGATGATTCGCGTCTCTGCATACCAAGTAACACCGTGTTCGGTGGAGGATACCGTAACCTGCACAGGAACGGTGGAGGAATATCCGGGAAACAGCATTTACGCCATCAAGCCTGGAATCGTGTCAAAGCTTTACGTAAAAGTGGGGGATACCGTATCTGCGGGCCAAGCTATTATGGATATTATTCCCAATGCAACTGCTGCCGCTACAGCGGAGTCATCTGCGGCAAAGGCCCAAGGTGTGTATGAGCAATACTACAAGTACTTACAAAGCGGTGGAATAAGCTCTGCTTCTTCGGCGATAGGAGCGGCTGAGCAAGCTATGGAAGACACTCAGAAGTCTTACACCATTTCTGCAACAAACGCCGGAACAGTGGAGTATCTTGCTGTATCTTACGAAGGGTCCTACATTAGCTCGAATGCTCCCGCTGTGAAGATCAAAAACGATAAGGGGATGCGCGTTCGCCTTACGGTGGACGAATCGCAGGTTGCCGACCTGAAACAAGGGCAAAAGGTTCAAATTTCGGGCGTCGGATTCAAGAATTCCGTGTACAGCGGATCTATCGTCAGCATTGCCGATACAGCCGAACAGGCAATGACGACAACCGGGCAGAAAACTGTAGTTGAAGTAATTGCAAGCGTGGATAACCCGGGAGAAGATGTAAAACCGGGGTTTACGGCAAAAGCAAAGATCACAACCTCAAAAAACGACAAAGTATTATGTGTCCCTTATGAAGCCGTTCGTGAGGACTCCGATAACAAAGAATATGTCTTCTGTGTTGTTGACGGAAAAGTAAAACGAGTTCCCATAGTTACCGGTAAGGAATTTGATACTGGCTTTGAGGTAAAAAGCGGCCTAAAGGCAAACGACGTCGTTATTATGAACCCAGATGATGTTTCAGAAGGCCAAAAAGTTATCATTGCGAAGATAACGAAAGGCGGCAGCGCAGCATGATTGATTATTTGAAATGTGCTTTGCGCAACCTTGGCAGAAAACAGGTCAGAACACTTCTGACGATTCTAGGAATTACAATCGGAGTGGCGTCTGTAGTGATTATTGCAAGCATCAGCCAAAGCGGTGCAACGGCAGTTACCGGGGAAATGGAAAGCCTTGGATTGAGCGGGATTTTTATATCGCCGTCAGGAAAAAGTGAAAACGCGGTCTTGGATAGTCAGGACCTTGCCATGATTAATCGGCTCCGCGAGGTTGAGATGACAACACCGGTAATGATGACAAGCACAGAAGTTTCCGTGAGAAATATCACAACGGATGCGGTTCTGTGGGGAATCGACAGCAACGCCGGCAGTGTTGTATCGTTACAGGCAGTGTATGGGCGGCTTTTTACTCAAAGGGACATCAGCATTTGTGCTCAGGTTTGCCTAGTCGACGAATTGTTTGCAAAGAAGGCCTATTCCAGAAGCAACATCGTCGGAAAAAAGGTTAATATCAATTTTGGCGGATCCATGCAGGAATTTACGGTTGTCGGTATTATCAAAACCGGAACGGGGCTCTTGGAAAATGCCTTGGGGGATTACATCCCCAGCTTCATCTATGTGCCATACACAACAGTTCAAATGTTAAACCAGCGAAGTGATTTTGATGATATTGCAGTAAAGGTAAAAAGCACGGCGGAATCTGAGGCAGTCGGAAATATGATTGTGAAAAGGCTGGATATTGAAAAGGGAACTACCGACGGTTTTGTGTCAACGAATCTTGCTAAGCAAAAGGATGGATTACTTCAGATTCTTAGCATTGTAACTCTGATTCTTTCAGCGGTAGGTGCCGTTTCACTTGTTGTAGCAAGCCTCAGCATTATGACGACAATGCTAGTTTCCGTAACGGAGCGAACCAAAGAAATCGGAATTAAAAAGGCGTTGGGAGCCAGCCGGCTTGCCATTATGACAGAGTTCCTTTTTGAAGCGATGCTGCTTTCGCTAGTCGGCAGCATTGGTGGTATTATTATTGGCTGTGGTGTTTCATGGATTCTTTCTTTGGTTTTTCATACTTCACTCTCATTGCGGCCGGATATTATGTTGATGGCAGCAGCGTTTGCGGTCCTTTCGGGAACGGTATTTAGTGTATATCCTGCCTATAAGGCTTCGCGGCTGAAACCGGTTGACGCGTTGAGACATGAGTAATGGGGTCGAGAAATGCATTATATTGAAAATCCAGGTTTACCGGAAACAGAGGTTAGCCTTGCCGCTGTTTCCGGTACATATCCAGAATTGATTGATGCTCTGCATCAATGTGGAATCCAAACAATTCCCGTCTTGCCGGAAAGGGGTAAATCGGAATGGCTGGCCGGTCATTCCGATTTACATATTTTTCATGCCGGTGGGTGCAATCTCTTTCTTTCTGCCGGAACAGGCAGGCTGAAGCAAAACCTTCTGCAGTACGATTTCAGAATTACAGAATTGCCATACGTCATTTCAAGTCCATATCCAGATGATGTGAGACTGAATGCACTGTTACTCGGCAAAAAGGCAATTGTTAATCAATTAACAATCGGGAAGGAAATTTTCGATTACATAATAGCCAAGAAATATCGAATCATTTCCGTAAAACAGGGATACGCAAAATGTTCAGCAGCGGTGGTTGATGAAAATTCGATTATAACTTCAGACAGTGGCATTGCGAGGGCGGCAGCGCAGGCTGGAATCGAAGTTCTGAAAATAACAGAGGGATTTATCAGACTCAAAGGTTTTCAGTATGGTTTTATCGGTGGAGCGTGCGGCAAAATCAGCAAACATAAAATTGCGTTTTGCGGAAGAATTCAGGATCATCCGGATTATCCATCTATCAAAAAATTTCTGGAAGCCAGAAAAATTGAACCGGTTGTTTTAGCAGATATTCCGTTGACAGACATTGGGGGAATTATCCCATTAATGGAGTTTTGAATTTTTTTATTTGACAAGCTCCGGGAGAAAAAATATAATAGGATTATACAAAATAAATATTTTGTATAAATTAGGGGAGGCATCTTGCGAAAAATGAGCTGCGATCCATTTCAAGAAGCACCGCCGATTATTCGGGAGTTTCTCGGATATATCGGTACGATCAAAGGAAAATCTCCGAAGACTGTTTCCGAGTACTATTTAGACCTCAGAACTTTTTTCCGATACATGAAGCTAAAACGTGGTCTTGTTCCGAAAGATGTTGATTTTGAACAAATCAAGATCGACGATATAGACTTGGATTTCATTAAAACAATTGATTTAACACAAGTCTTTGAATATATGAATTTCCTTGCTACGGAAAGAAAAAATGGCGTTGCTACTCGTTCCAGAAAAGTTTCAAGCCTAAGGAGCTTTTTTAACTACCTTACAAACAAAACCGGCAAACTGAGCAAAAATCCTGTTCAGGAGCTGGAAACGCCAAAATTAAAAAAAGCACTGCCAAAGTATTTGACTTTGGAACAGTGCCTAGAATTACTATCAAAAATTGATGGAAAAAACCGCGAACGCGATTATTGCATCATAACGCTCTTTCTGAACTGCGGTATGCGGTTATCGGAGCTTGTTAATCTTGATTTAAATGATGTTCATTTCAGCACTCAAACCATAAAAATTACCGGCAAAGGCAACAAAGAACGCATGGTCTACTTGAACGACGCATGTATCGACGCGCTGAAAAAGTACCTTGCTGTTCGGCCAAGAGACGGAGTAATTGATAAAAAAGCTCTCTTTATCAGCGGTCAACGCAAAAGAATTAGCGCTAAGACGGTGCAATACATAGTGAAAAAATACCTTGCCCAAATCGATTTGGGCGGCCCCGGCTACTCAGTTCATAAACTGCGTCACACCGCAGCCACCCTTATGTATCAGCATGGTCATGTCGATATCCGAATTCTCAAAGACATCCTCGGCCACGAAAACCTTGGGACCACCGAAATTTATACACATGTTTCCAATGAACAGATGGCTAAAGCTGCAAAGTCAAACCCCTTGTCAGGTGTAAAGCAAAAGCGCCGCGAGAAGTCCGATGAGTGAATCAGATGCGGTCAACGAAGTCTGATTCCACTTCTTCATCTTCGGATTCATCTTTTTTGTTTTCTTTTTGCATTTTCAGGTACGGTTGAATCATCATTTTATCCACGAGCGGATATACTGCGAAGTTAATGAGAAAAGAGCAATAGGCAAAAACCAGGAAAATTGTGAAGCAGACCATGATAATGATTGTGAGAGGCATAATAATTGAAACGAAATATAATACGACCAAAAGAGCCAAAAGAAGCGTTGTGATAAAGTTGGGTAACAGACCAATAATCGCAAAAATCAAGGAATTTTTGAGAATTTGGGTCAGTTTCAAATCAAACGTGACAATCATAACAGGAACATAATATTGGCTGCAGAGCACGATATAGGATATTACAATACAAAGGACTGTAGCAATTGTACCAATTATGTTCTGGGAGCTAAGATTGTGGTAATAGCTGATTGCAACAATCATTATATTCGTGAAAACATAAACAAGAATTCCATTTACCAAAAATGGCTTCCAATTGTTTTTTACTGCGTCCACGAAATCCGAAAAAATAAAGGCGTGCTCTTCCCTAGCGTAATTTCTCGTTACAAAGGTCAATCCTGCACAGAATGGAGAAAGAAGAATCAGTGGAAGCAGGTCAATCGCAACGATTGGTGTGATTGTAGACACGAAGTAGCAAAGCGCTGCTACAGCAGCAACCGGTATACAGAAAAGAAGGTTTAATTTAACCAGATCAAAAAACTTTCGCTGTAAAATTGAAAAGAAACGCGGCACAGGTTTTAACGGCGGAGCGTTCTTTGGAACGCCAGGCCCTGGCTTGTCATAATTTCCAAACAGCAAGCCCATTGATTTTCACTCCTAACTTAATTTTGCCCTTGGATGGCAATGATTATAGACTTCCTTAAAATGATCATTCATCATGCGGACATAGATTTGCGTCGAAGAGATGTCCGCATGTCCAAGCATAACTTGTATATCTTTTAAGTCTGCCCCGTTTTCCAGCAGATGCAAAGCAAAAGAATGTCTCAAAGTGTGAGGAGTTATTTCCTTGGAAATCTTCGCTTGTTTCGCATACTGTTTGACGATTTTCCAAAAACCCTGTCTTGTCATTCTTCGGTTGTTTACACTTAGAAAAAGCGCTTGTCCACTTTCTGGGGACGATATTTTGGGGCGAACCCGAAGCAAATAATCGGAAACAGCGTTGACAGCGGCCGCATAAACGGGTATTTCACGGTTCGATTTGTTTCCGCGGCAATGTAAAATTCCAGCGTTCAGGTCCAAATCGTCAATATTAAGGGAAATAAGCTCTGAAACGCGGATACCGGTTGCGTAAAGCAGTTCCAGCATAGCCTTGTCCCTGCAGCCCTTCAGAGTTTTGGTATCCGGTTGGGAAAGCAGCAGCTCTGTTTCGTTTCCGCTTAATATCTGAGGAAGTTTTTTTTCGGGTCTCTTCAAAACGATTTGCTCAACAGGATTTGATGTGACTTTTCCTGATGCAAGAAGAAAACCGAAATAACAGCGAAGCGAAGCGATATTTCTAAGGATGGTAGCATCCGATTTGCCTTGATTGGACAGATACTCAATATATTTTAACATACATTCTTTATTTATCAAATACGGCTCAATATGAATGTTTTCACAGAACAACAAAAATTGTTTGAGATCGCGAAGATAAGAACCTGCCGTATTTACAGAAACAGACTTCTTATTTCGCAGATAATCTTCAAATTCCGAGAGATGATCTACCATAACCCCTCTCTCCCCCTTTATCAAAACGAAAAAAATCCCCCAAACAGCGCAGACATCAGAGTGTCTACAATCGCTGCAACACAAGCAAACCCTAAAAATCCGGCAAAACGGGTTATATAAGTTCTGATTGGCTTCCCGCCGGGTGCGTAAACTTTATGAAGCGCGAGTGACCGGGAATAGCGCATTCCTTCCAGAGTGGCGAGCAAAATGGCTATGCAGCACAAAAAGGCTCCGGGAAGTATTACGGATAAATTATATAGAAACCCCTTCCATCCGTACGTTGCATACAGAAATCCGGACGTAAGCCCAAGGCCAAAGCCTCGAAAAAATGGAATGGCAGGCAGTAAAAACGCCCCCCATATCGAAAGCCCGCAGAGAAAACAAGCCAGAATAAACAGAAAAGCCGAGGCAAATGAAGCAGAGAAGATTGTTACAAACGGCTGATCCAATCTTGCTTTGAAATTGCCCGCAAATAAAAAGTCGAGGCGGCTGATTGACCGGAAACCGGCGTTCCGAGATACAACCGCACCTACTGTCATGCCTGCAAGGAGTAAAAGAGCTAGCAGGCAAATCGCTTTATTCATTATGATTGCCTGCTTTATGTCGTTGCACAAATCCATGAAACTGGACTTTCTGCCATATTTTCTATAATGCGGTCTGTAATGCGGGAAATGAATCGCTAAGACGCTCATACATTTCATTCCTTCCGGAATATACTGATAAAATGTATGTTGGACAAAGCGGTTCTATGTCAGCACGAAATTTTTTCGCCGGAGCATCCAGATATTTCCCGCAAGAATAAATTGAGGGACAGCCTTCTGTCCCCTATCAGCGTAATGGCTAATATTATCTCATATTCCGAACTGTGCAAGCACTGTGCAAGCAGAGTAAAAAAGCCTGAGCTTATACTCAGCCCCAACAGTTTTTGTCCTGTGATTATGGGAGTTTTGCTGAACATTATTATAGCACGCTATAATCTTTAGGAAAAGGTTATTTTCGGCGGGATTTTCCGTTAACGGCAAGCAGACCGCCGATTCCGCCGGAAAGCAGCATCATAATTAACCGCATGAACACTTCTGCGCTGGTGTGACCCTGTGAAACTGCAACGCCGGCAACGAAAAAAATTAAAAATAGAAGCAGCCCGGCTGCGCTTCCGCAAAGAAGGCCTCTTTGCTTTGTAAATTTTACCGTTACGATTCCAGCCACAAAGGAACTGATTATGGTTACAGCTATGATGAATGCTGAAAGAAAATTATGAGGAATACTTTCCGCAGAAACAAAGGCAAAAGCAAGGCAAGCGAGAAGAAGGGCACACACCAATGCTCCTACAACAGAACCGATTACCACAGCACGGATAGTGAGAAGTACCGTTTTTTGGCCGGAAGCACCAGATTGTCTCATGAAAAAGCCGCCCCCTTCAATAATCCATACAAATAGATATTCTTAGGGAGCGGCTGATATTCATAAAGGTTTGGAGCAGATTAATCTGCGTCGTCATGAATTGTAAGAACGCTTCCGACTGCCCATTTCTTAATTTTTAGCTTTGAACGGTCAGTACCGGTTTCAATGATGAACGCTTCGTTGTCTTCTTTAATACCAACGACTTTGCCGACGATTCCGCCGATTGTCACGATTTCGTCACCAATTTGGATGCTGTTGCGCATCTTTTCTTCTTTTTTCTTCTTCTTGTTCTGCGGCAGAATCAACAGAACATATAGAAGGATGAAGAAAAAGACCATGTAGCCTATTGCAACCCAGATGCTTGTGGACGAATCTGCTGCTGCGGCGGCCAGATAATGAAAAGACATTAAGTTTACACCTCCATAATGATGTTTTGATTATACCAATAATTCTGACCAGGCGCAAGCAATTTCAGATTCTTTGTCCAAGTACTTTTACATAGCGGGCAAAAAAGCTCTCAAAATTACCTGCATCAAGTGCTTCCCTGATCTTTTCCAGCAGAGTATTGTAAAAGTAAATGTTATGCATCACGCATAAGCGCATTGCAAGCATTTCTCCGCTCTTAAACAAATGGTGAATGTAAGCCCGGCTGAAGTTTCTGCATGTTGGGCAGTCGCACTGTGGATCCAAAGGAAGTTCATCCAGCTCATATTTTGCATTGAGCATATTGCGACAACCTTCCCAAGTAAAGGCGTGCCCATGTCTGGCGTTTCGTGTAGGCATAACGCAGTCAAAAAGGTCAACACCGCGCCGAACAGCCTCAAGAATGTTTGTGGGAGTGCCTACGCCCATCAGGTAGCGGGGCTTGTCCGCAGGCATTTCCGGCTCCACCGCTTCAATCACACGGTACATTTCTTCTGCACTCTCACCTACTGCCAGCCCGCCGATTGCGTATCCGTCCAAATCAAGCTCCCGAATTCGTTTCATGCAGTCAATTCGCAGGTCCTCGTATGTGCTTCCCTGATTGATGCCAAACAGCATCTGTTTCTTGTTGATTGTGTCCGGCAGAGCATTGAGACGGTCCATTTCCTTCTTGGAGCGGTAAAGCCAACGTATGGTGCGCTCGCAAGAGGCTTTGGCATAGTCATATTCTGCGGGATTTTTGACACATTCGTCAAAGGCCATGGCAATTGTGGAGCCTAGGTTTGATTGAATCTGCATGCTTTGTTCGGGCCCCATGAAAATTTTGTGGCCGTCGATATGAGAAGCAAAGGTGACTCCTTCTTCTGTGATATTACGCAGCTTCGCAAGGGAAAAAACCTGAAATCCGCCGCTGTCGGTCAAAATTGGGCCGTCCCAGCGGGTAAATTTCTGAAGTCCACCGAGCTTTTTCACGATTTCGTCGCCCGGGCGCAAATGAAGGTGATATGTGTTGCAAAGCTGGACTTGACATTTTAGTTCTTTTAGGTCCAGCGCAGAAACGGCACCTTTAATTGCACCACAGGTTGCTACGTTCATAAATGCAGGAGTCTGAATCGTTCCGTGAGGAGTAACAAATTCTCCGCGCCTTGCTTTACCTTCCAATTTTATTAAGCGATACATGGAATCAAAAACACCGCATTTCCCAAAAAATCAATAAATAAACATCGCGTCGCCGAAGCTGAAAAAGCGATATCTTTCCTGAACAGCTACACGATATGCATTCATCGTGTGATCATACCCGGCTAGCGCTGCAACAAGCATAATCAACGTGCTTTCCGGCAAATGGAAATTCGTAATCAATCCATCCATAGCCTTAAACTCAAAACCGGGATAAATGAAAATATCGGTCCAGCCTGCGCTCTCTTTGATACATCCCTCTTTTGCCGCGACACCTTCCAGGGTACGGCAGCTTGTTGTTCCGACGCAGATGACCCTACCGCCGTTTTTCTTTGTTTCATTGATAATATCCGCAGATGCTTTTGGCATAAAGTAATGCTCGGAATGCATCTTATGCTCCGTAATTTTTTCCACGGTTACCGGGCGGAAGGTGCCTAAGCCGACATGAAGCGTTACAAAGGCGAGCTTGACTCCCTTTTTCTGAATCCTTTCCAACAGCTCAGGTGTAAAGTGCAATCCAGCCGTTGGGGCAGCGGCAGAACCGACTTCTTTCGAGTAAACCGTCTGATAGCGCTCCTTATCCTTCAATTCCGATTTGATATAATGCGGAAGCGGCATCTGACCAATCTTGTCCAAAATTTCATAGAAGTTGCCGTCGTAGGTAAAGCGAGCAAGACGGTTACCGTCTTCGACAATGTCGAGAATTTCTGCCTTCAGTTCACCGTTGCCGAAAGTGAAACGTGAACCGGGCTTTGCGCGCCTGCCCGGACCTGTAAGGACTTCCCACACGTCGCCTTCCTTGTGATTGAGCAGAAGAAATTCTACTTTTGCTCCGGTATCTTCTTTAATACCGAATAATCTTGCAGGCAGAACACGAGAGTCATTCAGCACAAGGCAGTCGTTGGGGTTCAGGTAGTCGATAATATCGCGAAAATGCTTATGCTCGATTTCCCCGGTCTTTTTATTCAAAAGAAGAAGCCTAGAGGAATCTCTCGGCTCCACTGGCGTTTGTGCTATCAATTCTTTCGGAAGGTCATAATAAAAGTCGCTTGTTTTCATTTCATTTAGGTTTAATCCCATTCTATATAATCTCCTATTTATAATTTACCTTTTACCCGCAGTCTATTATAAATAAATTGACAACTAATAGCAACACATGGTATTATATTTTTAATTTAATAATCCCGTAGATAGAGGCGCAGAATTTATGATTAGCTGCCGGGAGACCGCCGTGGGTCGAGGAATGGCTGTGAAAGGAAATTCTGCCGAAGGGAACGCTTGACGGATTGCGTTTGCCTGGTCGTGATGCGAATAGTGTCCCGACTGTCATCATTTATTGATGGAGCGCTATCAAATCAATGTGCTGCAAGAGTTGCAGCATCGTTCGATTTGTATTTATTCTCCATAAATGATGACCGGTTTTAGAACCGGCTTTTTTATTATCTATTATCTTGGAATATTGTCAGATTTTTCTTCCAATATTATCATAGAATATTATAGGAGGTTTTCACAATATGAAGAAGTATCGCGTAGGAGTGATCGGTGCAACCGGCATGGTGGGTCAGCGCTTCATCACCTTGCTGGATAACCACCCGTGGTTTCAGCTTGCCGTGCTTGCAGCAAGTTCACGTTCCGCCGGAAAGACTTATGAAGAGGCCCTTGGCGGTCGTTGGCAAATGACCACTCCCCTTCCCGAGCGCGTTAAAAATATGGTTGTATATGACGCAGAAAAAGACAAAAAGAAGATTGCTGAGAGTGTAGATTTTGTTTTCTGCGCCGTAAATATGGATAAACAGAAAACGAAAGAGCTAGAAGATGCTTATGCTCAATTGGAATGTCCGGTTATCTCGAATAACAGTGCACACCGTGGTGACCCCGATGTTCCGATGATTATTCCTGAAATCAACCCGGATCATGCTGTTGTCATTGAGACACAGCGCAAACGTCTTGGAACAAAACGTGGCTTTGTTGCTGTAAAATCGAACTGTTCCATCCAAAGTTATGTGCCTGCAATTACGCCCCTTCTTGATTTAGGCGTTACAAAAGTACTTGCATGCACTTATCAGGCAATTTCAGGTGCAGGAAAAACTTTTAAGACATGGCCTGAAATGGTTGACAACCTAATTCCGTTTATCGGGGGTGAAGAAGGAAAATCTGAGAATGAACCATTGAAGGTTTGGGGGCATGTTGAAAACGGCATTATTGTTAACGCCGTAAAGCCGGATATCACAACGCAGTGCCTGCGTGTCCCCGTTTCCGACGGCCATACGGCGGCGGTCTTTGTTTCGATGGAAAAGAAAATTCCGGTGGAAGAAATCATTGCAAGATGGGAGAATTACAGCGGCGAGCCTCAAAAGCTGAAACTGCCAAGTGCCCCGAAACAGTTCCTGCATTATTTCCATGAAGATGACCGCCCGCAGGCAAGACTTGACCGCAACCTTGAAAACGGAATGGCTATTTCCATCGGCAGACTCCGCGAGGATACCCAGTATGACTACAAGTTTGTCAGTCTCTCTCACAACACCCTGCGCGGTGCAGCCGGCGGCGGTGTTCTGATGGCAGAACTTCTCTGTGCCAAAGGTTACCTCGATTAATCTCTGTCTGCAACGATAAACCCGATTCCTTACGGGGAGGCTATGAACATGAAAAAAGAATTGTTTACCGGTTCCGCCGTGGCACTGGTTACGCCGATGCATGCGGACGGTTCTATCAATTATGATACGCTCGGAAAGCTCGTAGATTATCATCTTCAGAATGGTACCGATGCGATTGTAGCCTGCGCCACAACAGGTGAATCACCAGTGCTGAGCCACGAAGAGCACTGTAAGGTCGTTGAATTCATTGTCAAGCGTGTCGCTAAGAAGATTCCTGTAATTGCAAGTTCAGGAAGCAACAACACTGCTTATGCGCTGGAGCTTTCCAAAGACCTACAGAGTGTCGGCGCCGATGGCCTTCTGATGATAACGCCGTATTACAATAAAACGTCACAGGTTGGTTTTGTGAAGCATTTTACTTACATTGCTGACCACGTTGACCTCCCGATTATCTTATATAATATCCCATCCAGAACTGGATGTAATATTATGCCGGAGACCTATTTTGAGCTTTCCAAACATCCCAATATTGTGGGAACAAAAGAGGCAAACGGCGATCTTGCAGCGGCTGCTAAAACCGCGGCGTTGTGCGGCGAGAATCTTGCCATCTATTCCGGCGAAGACAATCTGACGCTCCCGATTCTTTCCATCGGCGGAAAGGGCGTCATCTCAACCAGTGCGAACATAATTCCAAAAGTTATGAGCGATATCTGTCATCTCGATTTCCAAGGGAATGAGAAAGAAAGCAGGCAGCTGTTTTTAAAGTATCTCGACGTAATGAACACTTTGTTCATCGACGTCAACCCGATGCCGGTTAAGGCTGCGATGAATATGGTTGGTTGGGACTGCGGCAAATGCCGCCTTCCCCTTACTGAAATCAGTAAAGAAAATGAAGCCAAGCTTCGCCAGACTCTTCAAAAATACGGATTGCTTGCCTGAATATTAAAAAGGAAGTTTCAAGAGGTATGCTTAGAATTATTTTAAGCGGGTGCTGTGGCTCCATGGGTGCTGCAGTCACATCCTGCGCGAAAAGCATGGACGATTGTAAAATTGTAGCAGGAATTGATATCAAAAACACCGCGATTTCAGATTTCCCTATTTTCAGCCAACCCAAGGAAATTACGCAAGAGGCGGATGTCCTGATTGATTTTTCAAACCCTTCCCTACTGGACTCGCTGTTGGACTTCTGCCTTGAAAAGAGCGTTGCTGCTGTTCTTTGCACAACAGGTTATTCGCAAGAGCAAATCAGTAAAATTAAGCTTGCGTCAAAACAGATTCCGGTGTTTTTCTCCGGAAATATGTCACTCGGTGTGAATTTGCTGATTGAGCTTTCAAAAACTGCCGCAAAGGTTCTCGGAAACAGTTTTGATATCGAAATTGTTGAGAAACACCACAACAGGAAATTGGATGCTCCAAGCGGTACAGCACTTATGATTGCCGATGGTATTTCTTCCGCACTCGGCAAAGAGATGCACTATGTCTATGATCGCCATTCACAGCGTAAGCCTAGAGACAAAGCTGACATTGGAATTCATTCCATCCGCGGCGGTACGATTGTCGGAGAACATGATGTGATTTTCGCCGGTCAGCACGAAGTGATAACATTGTCGCACAGAGCGGAGTCACGCGATATTTTTGCCTTGGGCGCCTTGAATGCGGCTAAGTTTTTGTCACGTCAAGGCGTAGGACTTTACAGTATGCCTGATTTATTAAAATAGGAGGTCTTTTGCATGGCACTCTCACCAAAAGTATCCGTAAAAGAAGACATCACGCTGATTGTCCTGCAAGATTGCCCACCGGAACTGAACTTTGTTGCTGATGTATTTCAGAAAATCGGCCAGCTCGGTGTAGACGTTGACATGATTTCCTTAGCGCCGTCCCAAGGTTCAAACACTTCTGTGTCCTTCACAATCGCAGATGCTGACCTTGACAAGATACTTAGCTTTACATCTGAACTTCGCGACAAAGTCCGTGTAAAAGCGATTGTAAGCAGCGGAAACTGCAAAATTTCCGTCTATGACCCGAATATGGTGAACGCACCGGGGCTTGCTGCACAAGTCTTTGCAGCTGCTGCTAGTGTTGATTGCGATATCAGACTGATTACGACTTCTGAAGTTGATATTTCCCTTTTGGTTACGGCTGCGGATGCACCGGAAACGGTGAAGGCTCTGAAAAGCAAATTCAGCGCGTAAAACTGAATTGAATACAAAAAAGCTCAGCAGATTACTGCTGAGCTTTATTTATGATATTTTCCGTGATTGATAATTTGAAAAGCGCGGTAAATCTGTTCCATCAGCATAACTCGAGCAAGTTGATGCGGAAATGTCATTGGAGAGAAAGAAATTCGTAGATCGGCTTTTTCTTTCACACGTTGACTCAA
This genomic interval carries:
- the dapA gene encoding 4-hydroxy-tetrahydrodipicolinate synthase; protein product: MKKELFTGSAVALVTPMHADGSINYDTLGKLVDYHLQNGTDAIVACATTGESPVLSHEEHCKVVEFIVKRVAKKIPVIASSGSNNTAYALELSKDLQSVGADGLLMITPYYNKTSQVGFVKHFTYIADHVDLPIILYNIPSRTGCNIMPETYFELSKHPNIVGTKEANGDLAAAAKTAALCGENLAIYSGEDNLTLPILSIGGKGVISTSANIIPKVMSDICHLDFQGNEKESRQLFLKYLDVMNTLFIDVNPMPVKAAMNMVGWDCGKCRLPLTEISKENEAKLRQTLQKYGLLA
- the yajC gene encoding preprotein translocase subunit YajC; the protein is MSFHYLAAAAADSSTSIWVAIGYMVFFFILLYVLLILPQNKKKKKEEKMRNSIQIGDEIVTIGGIVGKVVGIKEDNEAFIIETGTDRSKLKIKKWAVGSVLTIHDDAD
- the queA gene encoding tRNA preQ1(34) S-adenosylmethionine ribosyltransferase-isomerase QueA — encoded protein: MKTSDFYYDLPKELIAQTPVEPRDSSRLLLLNKKTGEIEHKHFRDIIDYLNPNDCLVLNDSRVLPARLFGIKEDTGAKVEFLLLNHKEGDVWEVLTGPGRRAKPGSRFTFGNGELKAEILDIVEDGNRLARFTYDGNFYEILDKIGQMPLPHYIKSELKDKERYQTVYSKEVGSAAAPTAGLHFTPELLERIQKKGVKLAFVTLHVGLGTFRPVTVEKITEHKMHSEHYFMPKASADIINETKKNGGRVICVGTTSCRTLEGVAAKEGCIKESAGWTDIFIYPGFEFKAMDGLITNFHLPESTLIMLVAALAGYDHTMNAYRVAVQERYRFFSFGDAMFIY
- the asd gene encoding aspartate-semialdehyde dehydrogenase, which codes for MKKYRVGVIGATGMVGQRFITLLDNHPWFQLAVLAASSRSAGKTYEEALGGRWQMTTPLPERVKNMVVYDAEKDKKKIAESVDFVFCAVNMDKQKTKELEDAYAQLECPVISNNSAHRGDPDVPMIIPEINPDHAVVIETQRKRLGTKRGFVAVKSNCSIQSYVPAITPLLDLGVTKVLACTYQAISGAGKTFKTWPEMVDNLIPFIGGEEGKSENEPLKVWGHVENGIIVNAVKPDITTQCLRVPVSDGHTAAVFVSMEKKIPVEEIIARWENYSGEPQKLKLPSAPKQFLHYFHEDDRPQARLDRNLENGMAISIGRLREDTQYDYKFVSLSHNTLRGAAGGGVLMAELLCAKGYLD
- a CDS encoding stage II sporulation protein M; translated protein: MNKAICLLALLLLAGMTVGAVVSRNAGFRSISRLDFLFAGNFKARLDQPFVTIFSASFASAFLFILACFLCGLSIWGAFLLPAIPFFRGFGLGLTSGFLYATYGWKGFLYNLSVILPGAFLCCIAILLATLEGMRYSRSLALHKVYAPGGKPIRTYITRFAGFLGFACVAAIVDTLMSALFGGFFSF
- the tgt gene encoding tRNA guanosine(34) transglycosylase Tgt; the protein is MYRLIKLEGKARRGEFVTPHGTIQTPAFMNVATCGAIKGAVSALDLKELKCQVQLCNTYHLHLRPGDEIVKKLGGLQKFTRWDGPILTDSGGFQVFSLAKLRNITEEGVTFASHIDGHKIFMGPEQSMQIQSNLGSTIAMAFDECVKNPAEYDYAKASCERTIRWLYRSKKEMDRLNALPDTINKKQMLFGINQGSTYEDLRIDCMKRIRELDLDGYAIGGLAVGESAEEMYRVIEAVEPEMPADKPRYLMGVGTPTNILEAVRRGVDLFDCVMPTRNARHGHAFTWEGCRNMLNAKYELDELPLDPQCDCPTCRNFSRAYIHHLFKSGEMLAMRLCVMHNIYFYNTLLEKIREALDAGNFESFFARYVKVLGQRI
- a CDS encoding TIGR04086 family membrane protein, with product MRQSGASGQKTVLLTIRAVVIGSVVGALVCALLLACLAFAFVSAESIPHNFLSAFIIAVTIISSFVAGIVTVKFTKQRGLLCGSAAGLLLFLIFFVAGVAVSQGHTSAEVFMRLIMMLLSGGIGGLLAVNGKSRRK